One segment of Trachemys scripta elegans isolate TJP31775 chromosome 1, CAS_Tse_1.0, whole genome shotgun sequence DNA contains the following:
- the LOC117882864 gene encoding olfactory receptor 52M1-like: protein MLPFNGSCFKPSTFLLIPGLETLHVWISVPFCSIYIIAILGNCTILFIIKTEPSLHEPMFYFLSMLAVIDLVLSTSTMPKLLGIFWFSYREIGLDACLLQMFVIHSFSAMESGIFLAMAFDRYVAICDPLRHKTVLTNTIVVKIGLAAMIRGVLYISPLPLLVQWYAYYRTNIIAHSYCEHMAVVILVCGDITISNLYGLTIGFLVLLMDSLFIVLSYIMILRAVLRLASVDARLKTFSTCISHVCAILAFYTPIAASSLTHRFGQNVSPHIHILLANFYLLVPPMLNPIVYGARTKQIRQRVLKMVSLSRPGL from the coding sequence ATGTTACCCTTCAATGGCTCCTGCTTCAAACCCTCAACGTTCCTCCTgatccctgggctggaaaccCTGCATGTCTGGATCTCCGTCCCCTTCTGCTCCATATACATCATCGCCATCCTGGGGAACTGCACCATCCTCTTCATCATCAAGACGGAGCCGAGCCTGCATGAGCCCATGTTCTACTTCCTCTCCATGCTGGCCGTCATCGACCTGGTCCTCTCCACCTCCACCATGCCCAAGCTGCTGGGCATCTTCTGGTTCAGTTACAGAGAGATTGGCTTGGACGCCTGCCTCCTCCAGATGTTTGTCATACACTCCTTCTCAGCCATGGAGTCTGGGATCTTCCTGGCCATGGCTTTCGACCGCTATGTCGCCATCTGTGACCCACTAAGGCACAAGACCGTCTTGACCAACACGATCGTAGTCAAGATCGGGCTGGCGGCTATGATCCGTGGCGTGTTGTACATCTCCCCGCTGCCCCTACTTGTCCAATGGTACGCGTACTACAGGACCAACATCATTGCGCATTCCTACTGTGAGCACATGGCAGTTGTGATACTGGTGTGTGGGGATATCACCATCAGCAATCTCTATGGGTTGACTATTGGCTTTCTGGTGCTGCTCATGGATTCGCTGTTCATCGTCCTGTCCTACATCATGATCCTGCGGGCCGTGCTCAGGCTGGCCTCAGTTGATGCCCGTCTCAAGACTTTCAGCACCTGCATCTCCCACGTCTGCGCCATCCTGGCTTTCTACACACCCATTGCTGCCTCGTCGCTGACGCACCGGTTCGGCCAAAACGTGTCTCCTCACATCCACATCCTGTTGGCCAACTTCTACCTCCTGGTCCCACCCATGCTGAACCCCATTGTGTATGGGGCGAGGACCAAACAGATACGGCAGAGAGTGCTTAAGATGGTCTCTCTGAGTAGGCCTGGCCTCTGA
- the LOC117882946 gene encoding olfactory receptor 52K2-like: protein MSTFNQTCPNPSTFLLTGIPGLESEHIWISIPFCLMYVIALLGNGTVLFVVKQEETLHEPMYYFLSMLAVIDLVFSTAVVPKMLSIFWLDSREISFEACFLQMFFIHTFTVVESGVLLAMSLDRYVAICNPLRYNTIVTSPKIAQIGLLSLARGVGVVTPLTCLLTSLPYCKMNVIPHSYCEYMAVMELACADSAVTDLYSIVVATALVGTDFVFIAFSYGMILHSVLRLSSQEARLKAFSTCGSHVCVILLFYLGGLLSLYLHIFKLGLAPHTQVLVADLYLIVPPMLNPVIYGIKSKQIRKRVFKLFGQRKILAEPSI from the coding sequence ATGTCAACCTTCAATCAGACCTGCCCTAACCCCTCTACGTTCCTGCTGACCGGCATCCCCGGCCTGGAATCTGAGCACATCTGGATCTCCATCCCATTCTGCCTCATGTATGTGATTGCTCTGCTAGGAAATGGTACTGTCCTCTTCGTTGTAAAGCAGGAGGAGAccctccatgagcccatgtactatttcctgtCCATGCTGGCTGTCATTGATCTGGTCTTCTCAACTGCCGTTGtccccaaaatgctgagcatcttctggctGGATTCCAGAGAGATCAGCTTCGAGGCTTGCTTCCTCCAGATGTTCTTCATCCACACCTTCACTGTAGTGGAGTCAGGGGTGCTCTTGGCCATGTCTTTAGACCGATACGTGGCTATCTGCAACCCCTTGAGATACAATACTATCGTAACCAGCCCAAAGATTGCCCAGATTGGGCTGCTGTCACTTGCTAGGGGGGTGGGGGTCGTGACGCCCTTAACCTGCCTTCTAACCAGTCTGCCCTACTGTAAAATGAATGTCATCCCTCATTCCTATTGCGAGTACATGGCTGTGATGGAGCTGGCCTGCGCAGACTCGGCAGTCACCGACCTGTACAGCATCGTTGTGGCCACAGCCCTAGTGGGGACAGACTTCGTCTTCATCGCCTTCTCTTACGGCATGATCCTCCACTCCGTCCTACGGCTCTCGTCTCAGGAGGCACGTCTCAAGGCCTTCAGCACCTGTGGCTCCCATGTCTGCGTCATCCTGCTCTTCTACTTGGGAGGGCTCCTTTCTCTGTACCTGCATATTTTTAAGCTCGGCCTTGCTCCTCACACCCAAGTCTTGGTGGCTGACCTGTACCTCATCGTTCCCCCCATGCTAAACCCAGTCATCTACGGCATTAAGTCCAAGCAGATCCGGAAACGGGTCTTTAAGCTCTTTGGCCAACGAAAGATCTTAGCAGAACCCAGTATCTAG